A window of the Halobacterium hubeiense genome harbors these coding sequences:
- a CDS encoding nitrite/sulfite reductase — MPTDVERWKDEVYGNEIREHLFRFAEEGWDAIPDDEEDAWFERFKWWGLYHQRKGQESYFMMRIGTPNGVLEPGQLRTVAEIADEYARGPVDNPEFGAAYCDWTTRQSIQLHWIKLEDVPDIFEKLEANDLTTQQACGDSWRNIVGCPVAGKDTHEHIDAWPVAEELHETFKGNDDYANLPRKWKVSVTGCDQGCGQGDINDLAFEPAEKHGELGFNVRIGGGLSRKEPRLARDVDIWVPEEKATDIAAAVTELFNDHGDREDRYNARIKFLVDEWGVDKVRRVLQEDYTDWDLETAGDDLRDQYTYNAGGHEHGDHVGVHEQPDGNYYVGLNVLVGRQGVEDVYELADLAEEYGSGEVRLTQRQNVIVTDIPEEKLDDFLAEDLLEDYSPDPHPFMRGSIACTGTEFCSLSIVETKNRQVRYARWFKENVDVPEGVTDFHIHLSGCTASCAQPQIADISLRGMKTRKDGEPVEALDIGLGGGLGENPHFAEWVEMRVPADEVPGYIQNLLGTYEDQRQDGETFRDFIQRQEEDALQELADPEETDYDDPYMHNTKMTWYPYADDDDMGDSPAPTNGEGEPISADD, encoded by the coding sequence ATGCCCACGGACGTCGAGCGATGGAAGGACGAGGTCTACGGTAACGAGATCCGGGAGCATCTCTTCCGGTTCGCCGAGGAGGGGTGGGACGCCATCCCCGACGACGAGGAGGACGCGTGGTTCGAGCGCTTCAAGTGGTGGGGGCTGTACCACCAGCGGAAGGGCCAGGAGAGCTACTTCATGATGCGCATCGGGACGCCGAACGGCGTCCTCGAACCCGGCCAGCTCCGAACGGTCGCCGAAATCGCCGACGAGTACGCCCGCGGCCCGGTCGACAATCCGGAGTTCGGCGCGGCGTACTGCGACTGGACGACCCGCCAGTCGATTCAGCTCCACTGGATCAAACTGGAGGACGTGCCGGATATCTTCGAGAAGCTCGAGGCCAACGACCTCACGACCCAGCAGGCGTGTGGTGACTCGTGGCGGAACATCGTCGGCTGCCCGGTCGCCGGGAAGGACACCCACGAGCACATCGACGCGTGGCCGGTCGCCGAGGAGCTCCACGAGACGTTCAAGGGCAACGACGACTACGCGAACCTCCCGCGGAAGTGGAAGGTCTCCGTGACGGGCTGCGACCAGGGCTGCGGCCAGGGCGACATCAACGACCTCGCCTTCGAGCCCGCCGAGAAGCACGGCGAACTCGGCTTCAACGTCCGCATCGGCGGCGGGCTCTCCCGGAAGGAGCCGCGCCTCGCTCGCGACGTCGACATCTGGGTGCCCGAGGAGAAGGCCACAGACATCGCGGCGGCCGTGACGGAGCTGTTCAACGACCACGGCGACCGCGAGGACCGCTACAACGCCCGCATCAAGTTCCTCGTCGACGAGTGGGGCGTCGACAAGGTCCGCCGCGTCCTCCAGGAGGACTACACCGACTGGGACCTCGAAACGGCGGGCGACGACCTCCGCGACCAGTACACGTACAACGCGGGCGGCCACGAGCACGGCGACCACGTCGGCGTCCACGAGCAGCCCGACGGCAACTACTACGTCGGCCTGAACGTGCTGGTCGGCCGGCAGGGCGTCGAGGACGTCTACGAGCTCGCCGACCTCGCTGAGGAGTACGGCAGCGGCGAGGTCCGGCTCACGCAGCGACAGAACGTCATCGTGACGGACATCCCCGAGGAGAAACTGGACGACTTCCTCGCGGAGGACCTCTTAGAGGATTACTCGCCGGACCCCCACCCGTTCATGCGGGGCTCCATCGCGTGTACGGGCACCGAGTTCTGCTCGCTGTCCATCGTGGAGACGAAGAACCGCCAGGTGCGGTACGCGCGCTGGTTCAAGGAGAACGTCGACGTCCCGGAGGGCGTGACGGACTTCCACATCCACCTCTCGGGCTGCACGGCGTCGTGTGCGCAGCCCCAGATTGCGGACATCAGCCTCCGCGGGATGAAGACCCGCAAGGACGGCGAACCCGTCGAAGCCCTCGACATCGGGCTGGGCGGCGGGCTCGGCGAGAACCCCCACTTCGCGGAGTGGGTGGAGATGCGCGTGCCCGCCGACGAGGTTCCGGGGTACATCCAGAACTTACTCGGGACCTACGAGGACCAGCGCCAGGACGGCGAGACGTTCCGTGACTTCATCCAGCGCCAAGAGGAGGACGCGCTCCAGGAGCTCGCGGACCCCGAGGAGACGGACTACGACGACCCCTACATGCACAACACGAAGATGACGTGGTACCCGTACGCGGACGACGACGACATGGGTGACAGCCCCGCGCCGACGAACGGCGAGGGCGAACCCATCTCCGCGGACGACTGA
- the pheT gene encoding phenylalanine--tRNA ligase subunit beta: protein MPVVDIDPDELRTLTGHTDKSDDELRDDLFGLGIEYEGETEDGEFKLEFEADRLDRLSVEGIARSLRYHYGDTRGVYVPDTNSAEWTINVEDVPDDRPCVTGAVIRGVDLDEDALDSLIQLQEKLHATMGRKRAKGAIGIHDLAMLKGESVSGEDGDAGRSITYTGIEPDGDTFVPLDDDAERTPADVLTEHPTGEQYADLLENYDRYPAIYDDIGLFSFPPVINGRRTEVSTDSRELFVELTGTDQWTIDRMCAIICYALDARGATVEDVTVEYGDTELVRPDFEVQTKQVPHERVETLLGIDLEPDEVVDLAERAGLDAEPEGGDELTYEVEIPPYRVDVLHPVDVVDDIGRAYGFNNLVPRYPDVGTIGGRTETSRLEAAARETLVGLGFEDLLNFNMTSEADNFERMRISPDDDVVGAAEPATIDEPYSEDFTILRTWALPSLVSVLENNTHRAYPQDLAEIGFAAHVDDATETGVAERRTVAAVLARHDASYEDAKARLAALCEEFHVDLETPATEHPSFIDGRAASVVIDGEEVGVIGELHPAVIVDHDVEVPVAGFEFELDALR, encoded by the coding sequence ATGCCCGTCGTCGACATCGACCCCGACGAACTCCGGACCCTGACGGGGCACACCGACAAGAGCGACGACGAACTCAGGGACGACCTCTTCGGGCTCGGTATCGAGTACGAGGGCGAGACCGAGGACGGCGAGTTCAAACTCGAGTTCGAGGCCGACCGCCTCGACCGCCTCTCCGTGGAGGGCATCGCGCGCTCGCTGCGCTACCACTACGGCGACACCCGGGGCGTCTACGTGCCGGACACGAACAGCGCCGAGTGGACCATCAACGTCGAGGACGTCCCCGACGACCGGCCCTGCGTCACGGGCGCCGTGATTCGCGGCGTCGACCTCGACGAGGACGCGCTGGACTCGCTCATCCAACTGCAGGAGAAACTCCACGCCACGATGGGCCGCAAGCGCGCGAAGGGCGCCATCGGCATCCACGACCTCGCGATGCTGAAAGGCGAGTCCGTCAGCGGCGAGGACGGCGACGCGGGGCGCTCCATCACGTACACCGGCATCGAACCCGACGGCGACACGTTCGTGCCGCTGGACGACGACGCCGAGCGCACGCCCGCCGACGTGCTCACCGAGCACCCGACCGGCGAGCAGTACGCGGACCTGCTGGAGAACTACGACCGCTACCCCGCCATCTACGACGACATCGGGCTGTTCAGCTTCCCGCCGGTCATCAACGGCCGCCGCACCGAGGTCTCCACGGACTCCCGGGAGCTGTTCGTCGAACTCACCGGCACCGACCAGTGGACCATCGACCGGATGTGCGCCATCATCTGCTACGCGCTCGACGCGCGCGGCGCCACCGTCGAGGACGTCACCGTCGAATACGGGGACACTGAACTCGTCCGCCCGGACTTCGAAGTCCAGACCAAGCAGGTCCCCCACGAGCGCGTCGAGACGCTGCTCGGCATCGACCTCGAACCCGACGAAGTCGTCGACCTCGCCGAACGAGCGGGTCTCGATGCCGAGCCCGAGGGCGGGGACGAACTCACCTACGAGGTGGAGATTCCGCCGTACCGCGTCGACGTCCTCCACCCCGTGGACGTCGTGGACGACATCGGGCGCGCGTACGGGTTCAACAACCTCGTGCCGCGCTACCCCGACGTCGGCACCATCGGCGGCCGCACGGAGACGTCGCGCCTGGAGGCCGCCGCCCGCGAGACGCTCGTCGGCCTCGGCTTCGAGGACCTCCTGAACTTCAACATGACCAGCGAGGCCGACAACTTCGAGCGGATGCGCATCTCGCCGGACGACGACGTGGTGGGCGCCGCCGAACCCGCGACCATCGACGAGCCCTACAGCGAGGACTTCACCATCCTCCGCACGTGGGCGCTGCCGTCGCTGGTCTCGGTGCTGGAGAACAACACGCACCGCGCGTACCCGCAGGACCTCGCGGAAATCGGGTTCGCCGCGCACGTGGACGACGCCACGGAGACGGGTGTCGCCGAGCGGCGCACCGTCGCCGCCGTGCTCGCGCGCCACGACGCCTCCTACGAGGACGCGAAGGCGCGGCTCGCGGCGCTCTGCGAGGAGTTCCACGTCGACCTCGAAACGCCCGCCACCGAGCATCCGTCGTTCATCGACGGCCGCGCCGCCAGTGTGGTCATCGACGGCGAAGAAGTGGGCGTCATCGGCGAACTCCACCCCGCGGTCATCGTCGACCACGACGTCGAAGTGCCGGTCGCCGGCTTCGAGTTCGAACTCGACGCGCTCCGGTAG
- a CDS encoding DUF7119 family protein, with translation MTDEERLPPTDRESPVGEPVVRGDERLTGEHAREAVSFDPDDPDSVTEAADTVGAFARNELGDSHIYMLRGAAACAALVRAQNSYKAAAERADGDVGVSFIRKWARVHDLPRAVREHVAAGHIPPTAAKHIARVGGDDRYLLAWAVVDNDLTVRDVRQAASAVNDGETLDDVLEELGVTPGELTVTLPSPVYRDLRRHATVSDRDADDVVADALRDYL, from the coding sequence ATGACTGACGAGGAGCGGCTCCCGCCGACGGACCGCGAATCCCCCGTCGGCGAGCCGGTCGTCCGCGGCGACGAACGCCTCACCGGGGAGCACGCCCGCGAAGCCGTCTCGTTCGACCCCGACGACCCCGACAGCGTCACCGAGGCCGCCGACACCGTCGGCGCGTTCGCGCGCAACGAGCTCGGCGACAGCCACATCTACATGCTCCGCGGCGCCGCCGCCTGCGCGGCGCTCGTCCGCGCACAGAACTCCTACAAGGCCGCCGCCGAGCGCGCGGACGGCGACGTCGGCGTCTCGTTCATCCGGAAGTGGGCGCGCGTCCACGACCTCCCGCGGGCCGTCCGCGAGCACGTCGCCGCCGGCCACATCCCGCCGACCGCCGCGAAACACATCGCCCGGGTCGGCGGCGACGACCGCTACCTCCTCGCGTGGGCGGTCGTCGACAACGACCTCACGGTCCGCGATGTCCGACAGGCCGCCAGCGCGGTCAACGACGGCGAGACCCTCGACGACGTGCTCGAAGAACTCGGCGTCACGCCCGGCGAACTCACGGTCACGCTCCCGTCGCCGGTCTACCGGGACCTCCGCCGGCACGCGACCGTCTCGGACCGCGACGCCGACGACGTCGTGGCCGACGCGCTCCGCGACTACCTCTAG
- a CDS encoding AbrB/MazE/SpoVT family DNA-binding domain-containing protein — protein sequence MVRKKTLSPSGAKGDDGEYHNAHVNLHEDELSVAGLDIGDEVFVRVREDKIIIQRADQDDVEHDF from the coding sequence ATGGTTCGCAAGAAGACGCTCAGCCCGAGTGGCGCGAAAGGCGACGACGGCGAGTACCACAACGCCCACGTCAATCTCCACGAGGACGAACTGTCGGTCGCCGGCCTCGACATCGGCGACGAAGTCTTCGTGCGGGTGCGCGAGGACAAGATCATCATCCAGCGGGCCGACCAGGACGACGTCGAACACGACTTCTAA
- a CDS encoding non-histone chromosomal MC1 family protein produces MVREDGKRNFALRESGDESSVFSGNTPRQAALKAARRIEDVADSEQDADRKELRLREKGTDKVHIYEAWAWEEEAPGDKPDWMPGEITKANVSKEGIKHIED; encoded by the coding sequence ATGGTACGTGAGGACGGCAAGCGCAACTTCGCGCTCCGAGAATCCGGTGACGAGAGCAGCGTCTTCAGCGGGAACACCCCACGGCAGGCCGCACTCAAGGCGGCTCGCCGCATCGAGGACGTCGCCGACAGCGAACAGGACGCCGACCGCAAGGAGCTCCGGCTCCGCGAGAAAGGCACCGACAAAGTCCACATCTACGAAGCGTGGGCGTGGGAAGAGGAAGCCCCTGGCGACAAACCCGACTGGATGCCCGGCGAGATTACGAAAGCGAACGTCTCCAAGGAAGGCATCAAGCACATCGAGGACTGA
- a CDS encoding quinone-dependent dihydroorotate dehydrogenase has protein sequence MYRLAKPLLFRLPPETAHEAITGLLRVAQRTRLERAYAGHYTVDDERLSVEAFDQSFPNPVGVAAGFDKNAEIPRALAALGFGHVEVGAVTAEGQPGNPRPRMFRLREDEGLVNRMGFNNAGADVVGERLAEQRLPDVPVGVNVGKSKSTPLEDAPDDYRYTYEQVAEDGDYFVVNVSSPNTPGLRELQNREQLAAILEALQDAGAAPLLVKLSPDLHRDAVVDAVELANDLGLDGVVATNTTTDRPDALRSPNAAEKGGLSGRPIRERATDQVRFVAERTDLPVVGVGGVFTAADAYEKIRAGASVVQLYTGLVYRGPSIAREINEGLLELLDRDGFASVEDAVGADL, from the coding sequence ATGTACCGGCTGGCCAAACCGCTGTTGTTCCGGCTGCCTCCGGAGACCGCCCACGAGGCGATTACGGGGCTACTGCGAGTCGCACAGCGCACACGTCTCGAGCGCGCGTACGCGGGCCACTACACTGTCGACGACGAGCGGTTGTCCGTCGAGGCGTTCGACCAGTCGTTCCCGAATCCCGTCGGGGTGGCGGCGGGCTTCGACAAGAACGCCGAGATACCGCGGGCGCTGGCGGCGCTGGGGTTCGGCCACGTCGAGGTCGGCGCGGTCACGGCGGAGGGCCAGCCCGGGAACCCGCGACCGCGGATGTTCCGGCTCCGCGAGGACGAGGGGCTCGTCAACCGGATGGGGTTCAACAACGCGGGCGCAGACGTGGTCGGTGAGCGCCTCGCCGAGCAGCGCCTCCCGGACGTGCCCGTGGGCGTGAACGTCGGGAAGTCGAAGTCCACGCCACTGGAGGACGCCCCGGACGACTACCGCTACACGTACGAGCAGGTGGCCGAGGACGGCGACTACTTCGTGGTGAACGTCTCCAGCCCGAACACGCCGGGGCTGCGCGAGCTCCAGAACCGCGAGCAGTTAGCGGCGATTCTGGAGGCGCTCCAGGACGCGGGCGCGGCGCCCTTGCTCGTGAAGCTCTCTCCGGACCTCCACCGTGACGCGGTCGTAGACGCCGTCGAGCTCGCGAACGACCTCGGACTGGACGGCGTGGTCGCGACGAACACGACGACCGACCGGCCCGACGCCCTCCGGAGCCCGAACGCCGCCGAGAAGGGCGGACTGTCGGGGCGGCCGATTCGGGAGCGCGCGACCGACCAGGTGCGGTTCGTCGCCGAGCGCACGGACCTCCCGGTGGTCGGCGTCGGTGGCGTGTTCACCGCAGCGGACGCCTACGAGAAGATTCGCGCGGGCGCGTCCGTCGTGCAACTGTACACGGGCCTCGTCTACCGCGGCCCCAGCATCGCCCGAGAAATCAACGAGGGGCTGCTCGAACTGCTGGACCGCGACGGTTTCGCGTCCGTAGAAGACGCGGTCGGCGCGGACCTGTAA
- a CDS encoding DUF6360 family protein, translated as MADRIIKVNAYTTFNLLDGEAEGHGWTEEALAVLNVTTDDGDVLLELELDNTDTERVPAHAERATLSPEQARELAGELESYADRAESDE; from the coding sequence ATGGCCGACCGCATCATCAAGGTCAACGCGTACACGACGTTCAACCTCCTCGACGGCGAGGCGGAGGGCCACGGCTGGACCGAGGAGGCGCTGGCCGTGCTCAACGTCACGACCGACGACGGCGACGTCCTCCTGGAACTCGAACTGGACAACACCGACACGGAGCGCGTGCCGGCCCACGCAGAGCGCGCGACCCTCTCCCCCGAGCAGGCCCGCGAACTCGCCGGGGAACTGGAGTCGTACGCCGACCGCGCGGAGAGCGACGAGTAG
- a CDS encoding M20 family metallopeptidase: MTSAREFVTELVSFASTDGGEAPVSSWFSSRLAELGFETYEWDVDADLLAGHRSFPDDPDAIRAADRRSVGGVLELGDPDAGPTLVLNGHFDVVPADEAVWSSQPFEARWRGDELTARGAADMKSGLAACVFAALALAERDVDGRVVVEGVVGEEAGGVGAATAALDNPYPFERDAAIIAEPTALTPVVASEGSLMKRLRLTGRSSHAATPWRGESVLPHFDSIREAFADLAGEREQTVTHPLYEEFPTKWPVVCGTVEAGEWASTVPASLVAEWRIGVAPGETVAEVEEAFDQRLADVVAESEWLAEHPPEFERFSVQFEASEISPDEPVVRAVQSGMHANDLAETEPRGVTYGADARHYMEAGIPTVMFGPGSIEQAHFPDETIDFREVETAVDVLADAGEAFLAEN; the protein is encoded by the coding sequence ATGACTAGCGCACGCGAGTTCGTGACCGAGCTCGTCTCGTTCGCGTCGACGGACGGCGGGGAGGCGCCGGTGTCTTCGTGGTTCTCGTCGCGGCTGGCGGAACTCGGGTTCGAGACCTACGAGTGGGACGTGGACGCGGACTTGCTCGCGGGACACCGATCGTTCCCGGACGACCCGGACGCGATTCGGGCGGCCGACCGGCGCAGTGTGGGCGGCGTGCTCGAACTCGGCGACCCGGACGCGGGCCCGACGCTCGTGTTGAACGGCCACTTCGACGTGGTGCCGGCCGACGAGGCGGTGTGGTCGTCGCAGCCGTTCGAGGCGCGGTGGCGCGGCGACGAGCTGACCGCGCGCGGCGCGGCGGACATGAAGTCGGGGCTGGCGGCGTGCGTGTTCGCGGCGCTCGCGCTCGCGGAGCGCGACGTGGACGGCCGGGTCGTCGTGGAGGGCGTGGTCGGCGAGGAGGCCGGCGGCGTCGGCGCGGCGACCGCGGCGCTGGACAACCCCTACCCCTTCGAGCGGGACGCCGCAATCATCGCGGAGCCGACCGCGCTCACTCCCGTGGTCGCCTCGGAGGGGAGCCTGATGAAGCGCCTGCGACTGACCGGACGCTCGTCGCACGCGGCGACGCCGTGGCGCGGGGAGTCCGTGCTCCCGCACTTCGATAGTATCCGCGAAGCGTTCGCGGACCTCGCGGGCGAGCGCGAACAGACTGTCACCCACCCGCTGTACGAGGAGTTCCCGACGAAGTGGCCGGTCGTCTGCGGCACGGTCGAAGCGGGGGAGTGGGCGTCGACGGTGCCGGCGTCGCTGGTCGCGGAGTGGCGCATCGGCGTCGCCCCGGGGGAGACCGTCGCCGAGGTCGAGGAGGCGTTCGACCAGCGGCTCGCGGACGTGGTCGCCGAGAGCGAGTGGCTCGCCGAGCATCCGCCCGAGTTCGAGCGGTTCTCCGTCCAGTTCGAGGCGTCCGAGATTTCGCCTGACGAGCCCGTGGTGCGAGCCGTTCAGTCGGGGATGCACGCGAACGACCTCGCGGAGACGGAGCCACGGGGCGTGACCTACGGCGCGGACGCGCGCCACTACATGGAGGCGGGGATTCCGACGGTGATGTTCGGCCCGGGGAGCATCGAGCAGGCGCACTTCCCGGACGAGACCATCGACTTCCGGGAGGTCGAGACGGCTGTGGACGTGCTCGCGGACGCCGGCGAGGCGTTCCTCGCGGAGAACTAG